One Prolixibacteraceae bacterium DNA segment encodes these proteins:
- a CDS encoding penicillin-binding protein activator LpoB yields MRKNVIFSICMTLIAFMGFAQSPQKTTILIEKMQLPTKIGENAIGSIRTNILESFSKQNRFKVVDITTLDSWKKEIERQGSSDAMSLSNDSRISVATQAGADYILIPNINSVTTEYKRVEKGDNYYSGSLDYSLQLMSVIDGEVISGNYKIGGFTSTVGSTKEKAITQMAKQIELQVTKFIITNLPVACNIQELIPDKRGKLTMVMLEVGKEMGIKKSGRFEAFKVSKSSKGRPIKRSICKFSVQSVGEGYCECKSLKKKEMSKIISAFNQDPASIEMKYIGDSGIKILGKGTAGNLF; encoded by the coding sequence ATGAGAAAAAATGTAATATTTTCAATCTGTATGACGTTAATAGCTTTTATGGGCTTCGCACAATCACCCCAAAAGACAACAATATTGATTGAGAAAATGCAACTCCCAACAAAGATCGGAGAGAATGCGATTGGTTCAATTAGAACGAATATATTAGAAAGTTTCTCTAAACAAAATCGATTTAAAGTTGTCGACATCACCACCTTAGATTCTTGGAAAAAAGAGATTGAAAGACAAGGATCTAGCGATGCAATGAGTTTATCTAATGACAGCAGAATTAGTGTTGCCACACAGGCTGGAGCTGACTATATTCTTATTCCCAATATCAACTCCGTGACGACAGAGTACAAAAGGGTCGAAAAAGGAGACAACTACTATAGTGGTTCTTTAGATTATTCTCTACAATTAATGTCTGTTATAGATGGAGAGGTTATTTCTGGTAATTATAAAATTGGAGGATTTACCTCAACAGTAGGGTCGACAAAAGAGAAAGCAATTACTCAAATGGCAAAACAAATTGAGTTGCAAGTCACCAAGTTTATCATTACCAATCTTCCAGTTGCATGTAATATCCAAGAACTTATCCCTGACAAGAGAGGAAAATTGACAATGGTAATGCTTGAAGTAGGAAAAGAGATGGGAATCAAGAAATCAGGACGTTTTGAAGCATTTAAAGTGTCAAAATCATCTAAGGGAAGACCTATAAAAAGATCTATATGCAAATTCTCAGTTCAATCTGTTGGAGAAGGTTATTGTGAATGCAAATCACTTAAAAAGAAAGAGATGTCTAAAATAATATCTGCATTTAATCAAGATCCTGCCTCAATAGAGATGAAATATATTGGAGACTCAGGAATCAAAATTTTAGGTAAAGGTACAGCAGGTAATTTATTCTAA
- a CDS encoding S41 family peptidase: MKKINILLIFLGLFAVAEFFNIYYKTKYQNATLTIPSSSNESPLLKPNKVGLIMNMIQLRYVDTVNNKTLEDEVIPQILKELDPHCAYFPKDDFKNVNEEMKGNFGGVGVQFRIENDTVMIVDVVSGGPSQKLGVLGGDRIVSVNDSTIAGNGVTNEVVMKLLKGKIGTKVKVGIKRMGVPKPINFDITRGEIPLYSVDVSYMLNDTTGYIKVGRFAITTFQEFMKGLDELKEDGAKKFIVDLRGNPGGILGIVAEMANEFLHKGDMIVYTKGRSQPNQEFTAKRDGKYVDQKLVVLIDEYSASASEIFAGAMQDNDRAIIIGRRSFGKGLVQEQVPFSDGSALRLTVARYYTPSGRCIQKPYDKGVDEYNKDIYNRIQHGELEVKDSIAVTDTIKYYTKAGRIVHGGGGIMPDIFVPADTTGFSDLYVDVLSKGLLFKFSFDFADTHREELKKIEEATELKNYLVDHHEFKLFLDYCRKEGVKVKSKDLKVSGNILKVQLWAYTSRNILGEKGFYPIIRELDETLDQAIEVISTK; the protein is encoded by the coding sequence ATGAAAAAGATTAATATACTTCTCATTTTTTTAGGGCTTTTTGCTGTCGCTGAATTTTTTAATATTTATTATAAAACGAAATATCAGAATGCGACTTTGACAATTCCGTCCTCCTCCAATGAGTCTCCTCTTCTTAAGCCGAATAAAGTGGGACTTATTATGAATATGATACAATTAAGGTATGTGGATACTGTCAATAATAAGACGTTAGAAGACGAGGTTATTCCACAGATTTTAAAAGAACTTGATCCTCATTGTGCTTATTTTCCGAAAGATGACTTTAAGAATGTCAATGAAGAGATGAAAGGTAACTTTGGTGGGGTTGGAGTGCAGTTTCGTATTGAGAATGATACTGTGATGATTGTAGATGTTGTCTCAGGTGGTCCTTCTCAAAAGTTGGGTGTGCTTGGTGGAGATCGTATCGTGTCAGTGAATGATTCGACGATTGCAGGAAATGGAGTGACCAATGAGGTGGTGATGAAACTGTTAAAAGGAAAGATTGGCACAAAAGTTAAGGTCGGAATTAAAAGAATGGGTGTTCCTAAGCCTATTAATTTTGATATAACAAGAGGAGAAATTCCTCTATATAGTGTTGATGTATCATATATGTTGAATGATACAACTGGCTATATTAAAGTTGGTCGATTTGCAATTACAACCTTTCAAGAGTTTATGAAGGGATTGGATGAATTGAAAGAGGATGGAGCAAAAAAGTTTATTGTAGATTTAAGAGGAAATCCCGGAGGTATACTTGGTATTGTTGCAGAAATGGCAAATGAATTTCTTCATAAAGGAGATATGATTGTTTATACCAAAGGTCGTTCTCAACCAAATCAAGAGTTTACTGCTAAACGTGATGGTAAGTATGTTGATCAAAAGTTGGTTGTGTTGATAGATGAGTATTCTGCATCAGCAAGTGAGATTTTTGCTGGAGCGATGCAAGATAACGACAGAGCTATAATAATTGGACGTAGATCTTTTGGAAAAGGATTAGTGCAAGAGCAAGTCCCTTTCAGCGATGGTTCTGCTTTAAGATTAACTGTTGCACGTTATTATACCCCATCTGGACGTTGTATTCAAAAACCTTATGACAAAGGGGTTGATGAGTATAATAAAGATATTTATAATCGGATACAACATGGTGAGCTAGAAGTAAAAGATAGTATTGCTGTAACGGATACTATAAAATACTATACCAAAGCAGGTCGAATTGTTCATGGTGGAGGTGGTATAATGCCTGATATTTTTGTTCCTGCAGACACTACTGGTTTCTCAGATCTTTATGTCGATGTTCTCTCTAAAGGACTTCTGTTTAAATTTTCTTTTGATTTTGCAGACACTCATCGTGAAGAATTAAAGAAAATTGAAGAGGCGACAGAATTGAAAAACTATTTAGTTGACCATCATGAGTTTAAGCTTTTCTTAGACTATTGTAGAAAGGAAGGAGTGAAAGTTAAATCGAAAGATTTGAAAGTGTCTGGTAATATTCTTAAGGTCCAACTTTGGGCCTATACATCAAGGAATATTCTTGGTGAAAAAGGTTTTTATCCAATTATTCGAGAGTTAGATGAGACTTTAGATCAGGCGATTGAAGTAATTTCAACGAAGTAG
- a CDS encoding dCMP deaminase family protein: MDQKEKQIRLDKRYLRMALIWAENSYCKRRKVGALLVKNKMIISDGYNGTPSGFENICEDDQNKSKPFVLHAEANAISKIARTSNSSEGATMYVTSSPCIECAKLIIQAGIDRVVFFESYRVNDGVELLEKAKISVEQHESLDEVIL; this comes from the coding sequence ATGGACCAAAAGGAGAAACAAATACGTCTAGATAAAAGATATCTAAGGATGGCTCTAATCTGGGCTGAAAATTCTTATTGTAAAAGAAGAAAAGTAGGCGCTTTATTGGTGAAAAATAAGATGATTATATCTGATGGTTACAATGGAACACCATCTGGTTTTGAAAACATCTGTGAGGATGATCAAAATAAATCTAAACCATTTGTTCTTCATGCTGAGGCAAATGCTATTTCTAAAATTGCAAGAACGAGTAATAGTAGTGAAGGGGCAACGATGTATGTTACTTCTTCTCCTTGCATTGAATGTGCTAAGCTAATTATTCAGGCAGGAATAGATCGAGTTGTTTTTTTTGAGTCTTATCGTGTAAATGATGGTGTAGAACTCCTCGAAAAGGCTAAAATCTCTGTGGAGCAGCATGAATCACTTGATGAAGTAATTTTATAG
- a CDS encoding peptidoglycan DD-metalloendopeptidase family protein, with protein MRHFLFLLILLFGCSVYGQVTDESYESFVKRYNVGIDSLKNEQEEFIKNYKKELNEFSKSYGVYLDGEIQTDSIMLTDDKETVIPKEIQEKKMSNTIDIKKKINEDKGIKNWIKDTPDSIVVSKILGIPNDVSNKEKLKLLQIVNETVDNNKKDKSLKQEETPISEKLANRGFKLHLEEATNSKERGTKLSISSELISKSKSEISKSQTTKKDRATKLTVEKTPDKGVITSKKSNDIKSRMIPSGCPLHSKYRVSSPFGPRVHPVYGSRKPHKGIDLAAPRGTKIYAPMDCKVSYAGRARGYGNYIKLDALNGYKCGFGHLNRILVKSGQRIKKGDIIAEVGSTGVSTGPHLHYEVILKNHFINPAPTFND; from the coding sequence ATGAGACACTTTCTTTTTTTGTTAATACTTCTTTTTGGTTGTAGTGTCTATGGACAAGTAACAGATGAAAGTTATGAATCATTTGTCAAAAGATACAATGTGGGAATAGATAGTCTCAAAAATGAGCAGGAAGAGTTTATTAAGAACTATAAAAAAGAGCTTAATGAATTTAGTAAGTCTTATGGAGTATACTTAGATGGAGAAATTCAAACGGACTCTATCATGCTTACAGATGATAAAGAGACAGTTATCCCTAAAGAGATACAGGAAAAGAAAATGTCGAATACTATTGACATAAAGAAAAAAATAAACGAGGATAAAGGCATAAAAAACTGGATTAAAGATACACCCGACTCCATTGTGGTATCCAAGATTTTAGGAATTCCTAATGATGTAAGTAATAAAGAGAAATTAAAACTTCTTCAAATAGTAAACGAAACCGTAGATAACAATAAAAAAGATAAAAGCTTGAAGCAGGAGGAAACTCCGATATCGGAGAAACTTGCGAATAGAGGGTTTAAATTACATCTTGAAGAGGCTACGAATTCTAAAGAGAGAGGCACCAAGCTATCTATTTCATCAGAACTGATAAGTAAGTCGAAATCTGAAATCAGTAAATCTCAAACGACTAAAAAGGACCGCGCAACAAAACTCACGGTTGAGAAAACTCCAGATAAAGGGGTTATCACATCTAAAAAGTCGAATGATATAAAAAGTCGAATGATACCATCTGGCTGTCCTTTACATAGTAAATACAGAGTCTCTTCCCCTTTTGGACCAAGAGTACATCCAGTATATGGAAGTAGAAAACCACACAAAGGCATTGATCTTGCAGCACCTAGAGGCACAAAGATTTATGCACCTATGGATTGTAAGGTTAGCTATGCTGGTCGTGCAAGAGGTTATGGCAACTACATTAAACTAGATGCTCTAAATGGTTATAAATGTGGTTTTGGTCATTTGAATAGGATCCTAGTCAAAAGTGGACAACGTATTAAAAAGGGTGATATCATAGCAGAAGTAGGTAGTACTGGTGTTAGTACAGGGCCACATTTACATTACGAAGTAATTCTTAAAAACCACTTTATCAATCCCGCTCCAACATTTAATGATTAA